The window GATACTTGCCCTCCTGTGGAGACCACCCatgtcaacatcatcatcaattaatagccatccatccactcaCATCAGGACTCAGTTTGTCGATGGCCTTGTGCAGCATCTCGATGTTCTTCTCATCGAAGCTTCTCTGCATGTCCTGACAGAGAAACCACAGCAGGTCAGAACCGCGTTCGAgctgtagtgtgtgtgtatgcgtgtgcgtgtacaGTAGTCTGTGCAGCACAACAGGATCAATATGCCGTATGTTTGTGTGCAAACGGAGTGAAACAGGAAACTCTCAGAAGAGGCTTACAGgcaaggtaaacaaacacacaattagCTGCAGGCACACACGGGGAGCAAATATCATTTATTGTGGTGCACTGACATGACccaatgtaaataaaattacGATGATTATTATGACAATAAATTGATCAATGTTTCATGGACCGGTGTGTAAACATGTGAAGTGTACTTCTTCGGCACTGAACTTATCTACACActagataaagaaaaaaaacaagccaaaatgaggcagttttgtatttttcccaaattgcagcctttactatttgaaaatgtcattctaCTACATTGCGATGCTGATTTTAATTGATTGAAACAATTATTCATCCCTAATATTCTTGTATTTTAGCATCTTTTTGTATGCATACTGTCCATCTGTTCTCTGCCGTATGTGTTCTTTGGTCGGACATTCACCCTGGGCAATGACTTGTAGACCTCAACGGGATCTAGTCCACCAGGGCCCAATCTTTTctgcttctcctcctcctccagctcctccCTGGCCTCCTCCATACGCATCTGTGCGCAGCTCCGCACGCGCTCCTTCAGCAGCTCCAGCTCGCGCTCCAACGCCTCCCGGTTCGACTGGCCCGCGCTCTGTGACGCAGGCGAGGACAACGTCACCAGATAGACCAAAACGCAGGGGAAGCCGAGTTTGACTTTGGCTGACCTTCATATTTGAGAAGAACTGCCTGAAGCAGCCTCGCGGGTCCGCCTTCAACGCTCGAGCCAAATCCAAGATGGACTGCATGACTATGGCCTGGTGGGCCACCTGCTCCATCAGGGCGTGCTTCTAAACAGTCAACGGTACGCTTGTTCTTCTGTATTGTGTTTACATCCTTGTTGTGATTTGATTAATTGGTCAGAACATTTATTTACCACCAATTATGTATCTTTGTTCATGTAGCTATGCCAGCTATGCTAGAACGTTTCACCGTGATGACACATATGGTGGctgcatgtgggcaaggagagccaaaGTTGCCAATGCACATGGgctaaatacaaaatgagaacacatgCAAAGAGCTGCTGTAGACCACAACTCTTACCCAGACGCTCACGCGCCGACTAAGAGATTCCAGCTTACTAGGCCACACCCCTAAAAAGCACACATCAATTAAAACACAGGAATTTACTTACCTCATCTATCTCATAGTCAATACAGATGACCACAAGGCAGTTTGCCGTCTCCTCACACACGAGATGAGGATTGTCGGACAGAAACTTTTGGCTGTCGTCGTAGCGCCGCAATATTCCTGGCGtacataaacacacatgcacacacacgaaAAAATAAAGCTGGAGTTAAATTTAACaactattattactattaatgcCAGCATGTAATGAGAAAAAATTGCGAACACTTGGTCTAATCTGCCTCTGCGCAGATATATGTCGTGCACCGTGGCAAATTTGCGCTGtttacaaaaatagagcccttaTCAGGGGGTACCAAAGTTTTTAAAACTGAGAATTGCTTATTTGGTACAGATTAAAATGTAAAGGGGtcccagtttgatacacacaaatgaaattttaaaaaatgctcaaattaccattataataataatattcatctATGTGGAAACTGATGATGGTAataatttctcacaataataGTCAACATTTCAATAAGCTAGTAAACAGATAAATGTCATTATGCAACCCTTCTAAGTGAAGTCAAAAGGGACAAAGGAACAATGGGCACAACAACATTATTAATAGTCCCATTGCTATAAATCTCTGCAAGTGTTTAGAATCTCAAAGGATCACTTCTACAGCATTCTTAAGAGATCACAACGTCCCATCGAtgttgagctatttttagaacaggcctgtGAGCCACACCGTAAATCAAGTCgattttatttagtaaacacttTGAGCGCGTCAAGAATCACACTccttatatgtacagtatgtactgtatataagaaAACCAACTGAACCCCACTTCAGGCAAGGGGAAA of the Vanacampus margaritifer isolate UIUO_Vmar chromosome 7, RoL_Vmar_1.0, whole genome shotgun sequence genome contains:
- the LOC144054726 gene encoding hsp90 co-chaperone Cdc37-like isoform X2; its protein translation is MAAFQQRGEDLESNLAECDRLLEEARGRLRAMEERRIEAEEADLTEVRAEVRKLSKDKRMFEKMTEEHRREEKRLPWNVDTISKEGFSRSFVNMKPKEETQEEQVEKHKTFVEKYAKEIKHFGILRRYDDSQKFLSDNPHLVCEETANCLVVICIDYEIDEKHALMEQVAHQAIVMQSILDLARALKADPRGCFRQFFSNMKSAGQSNREALERELELLKERVRSCAQMRMEEAREELEEEEKQKRLGPGGLDPVEVYKSLPRDMQRSFDEKNIEMLHKAIDKLSPDEGKYHLARCIDSGLWVPESGENQDDGENEEED